The genomic interval GATTTAGGTACTCTATATCTAACAAAAGACACTTCTACTGAAGTTATAACGAATTTTAATTTAAATGTTACTAATTCAGAAACGGTTAAATATTTAAAAGAAAAACAAGTTTCATATGTGACCTTATCATATGAAATGAATGATTTGAGTTATAAAAAACTAAAATATAATGATAAATTGAATTTAGAAATTATCGTTTATGGATATCAAGAGGTAATGGTAACTAAGTATTGTCTATTTACTGAAAATTGTAAGAGACAATGTCAAAAGCAAAATTATTATTTAATCGATTCTAGAAAAGAAAAGTTTTTAGTTAATATGGATAAAAAATGTCATATGCATATTTATAATAGTAAAAATTTAATATTAGCGAATGAAGTATTACGACTTATGAAATATGGATATAAAAGATTTCGATTACAATTTTCTAAGGAAAATTATGACGAATCAGTTAGGATTATTAATGCTTATAAAGACCTAATAGATGAGCATAATAAAATACCTATCGATAAGATAATAGAAGAGTATAAAATTAAAAATCAATTCACTCGTGGATATTTTAATAAGGATATTTTATAATATTAGTGAATAAAATTAATTTAAGGAGATGAATGGTATGGATATTAATTTCAAACATGATCATAAATGTTTTAATTTTCGTGTGGCTTCTGTAATCAAAAAAGAGGATAAAATATTACTTACAAAAGACTTAAATTATCATACATTACCAGGTGGAAGAGTCCATTTTGGAGAGACTACAGAAACCGCAGTTAAAAGAGCTGTATACGATGCATTAAATATACATGTTGAAATATCAAAGTTGCTTTCAATTAATGAAAACTTCTTTGATTATGGAGAAGATGATTATCATGAATTATTGTTTGTCTACTTATGTGAAATAGAAGATGATGTTGATATAGAAGATATAGATTTTAGTAAATTTACAAAAACTCAGTATCAACTTATCTCATGCAAAGAAATATTAAATTTGAATTTTAAACCAGAGTTTATTTTAAGTGATTTAGAAAAAGTTTCTAATCAAATTACTCATAATGTGAATAAATAACAATAGATAAATTCTTGCGTAAAGAGATGTAAAAAAATAAAACTAGAGAAAAGTCAATCATATTTTCTCTAGTTTTTTGTTCGTCTTATTTATTGTTTTTACTTAATAAAATAACTAATTTATGAAAAATTTAAAAAAAAGTAATAAAATATTGTATAGTACCTTGCAATGAAAGGTACCATGTGTTATAATGCTCATGTAATTAAGAGGAGGTTCAAAATGAATATACAATTTAAAAAAGGAGTATTAGAGTTATGTGTTCTTTCTATACTAGATCAAAAAGACTGTTATGGATATGAGTTAGTTAACAATATCTCACGCAGTTTTACAATTAGTGAAGGAACAATTTATCCATTGTTATCTAGATTGAAAAAAGAAGGGTACGTGACAACCTATTTAGAAGAGTCACAAGAAGGTCCCACAAGAAAATATTATGAACTGAGTCCAGCAGGAAGAAACATTTTAAAGGACCTAAAAACAGAATGGTTTTCATTTACTAAAGGAGTTAATAGATTATTGAAGAGGAGTGAAGCATATGAATAAAAGAGAATTTATGAAAGTTTTTAATGAACAATTAAAAGGGATACCAGAACAAGATAAAAAAGATATATTATATGATTATGAAGAGCATTTTACGATTGGAATGAATGAGGGAAGAGAAGAAGAAGATATCGCAAAATCATTAGGTCATCCAAAATCTTTAGCTAAAGAGATGAGAGCCAATTATATGATTACTAGAGTTGAAGAATCGTTTACAGTCGGAAATTTCTTTCGCGCATTATTTGCTTCATTAGGATTAGGTTTCTTTAATTTAGTTTTCATATTAGGACCTTTCATTGCCGTTGCAGCTACGATATTTGCATTATTTGTATCTGGTGTTGCGTTTATTGTAAGTGGATTATTTGTGATTATTGCACCATTTTTTCCAAACTTCTTTGATAATGTTCCAAGCCCTATACTAGGGATTTTTGTTGGATTAGCAATTTCTTCTCTAGGTGGATTATGGACGATTGGGACAGTTTATTTATCTAAATGGTTTTATCTAATTACTATAAAGTATTTTAAATTTAATTTAAGTATTATTGTGAATAGGAGAAAATAAAAATGACTAAAAAAATTATTATAACCTTAGTTTGTATCTTTATATTTTCAGGGATAGGTGCTATTATAGCTTTCGGAGCATCTGATAGAGTAGATTTTAATAAAACGATTAAAATTGATGAAGAAAAAGTATTTACTATTGATGATGTTGATCAATTAAACATAAAATCAACAAGTGCTGATGTCAATTTTATCTATGTTGATAGTAATGAAATCAAAGTAAAGTATTATGGAGAAATCAATTGTTTTTTATGTAAAGTAGATTATAAATTAAATGCAAGTAAATCTAATAAAACAATTGAGTTTAATGTTAATAATACATCCTTTAATTTTGGAATCTCATTTTTTGGAGATGTAAACATGGATGTTTATTTACCTAGTACATATGAAGGTAATCTTTATATTAGTACAGTATCTTCTGATGTAAAACTTCATGATATGACATTAGATTATTTAAACATCCGTAGCGTATCAGGAGAGGTTGAAGCAAGTAATTTAACGTTAAATAAAGCGAGGTTTAAATCAATTTCAGGTGATATTGATATTAAGAATATGACAGTGGCAAATGGTACCACGATACATACCACTTCAGGTGAGATATCACTTGACACAGTTACTTCTCAAATAAGTTTAGATTCTATATCAGGTGATATTGAAGTAGATGCGTTGAGTGGAAATCTTAATGCATCATCAACTTCAGGTGATTTAGAAATAAATGAAATAAGTGATAACTTTGATATCAGGGTTAATAGTGTATCAGGTGATGTAGTATTAGATGTCAATCAAGATGCATCATTTAATTTTGCAACAGATTCTATATCAGGTGATATTAAGATTAAGTTTGAATATTTAGTAAGTGGATCAAATTATGAACATCATGTTAGTGGAAGAGTAGGAGATAGTTCAAATAATATCAATATAAATACCACATCTGGAGATATTACCATTAAATAATATCTAGTAATGAACACACACCTATCTACTTGATAGGTGTGAATTTAATAATTAACTATTAAATCAGGGTATTGAATACACAATTAACTTGAATAAATTAAAGAGAGTGTTTTTCACTCTCACTTGTGTTATTTTGCACAATAAACCAATGGTAAATGTTTACTTTTTTTTACAAGCAAAGTATAATTAGATAAACAAAGAAATAATTGCTAGTATAATCATAAGAACACCAGCGTAATAATCTAAGCTAGCGTTGAGTAATTTTTGAGCTGTTTTTTTACCAATAGAAAGACCAATAAAAGTTAAAATACAGCTGACAATTGAGAAAAGGAATGCAACTATTAATATATGAGTATGATCAATTGTTGTAAATGCAATTCCAGCTAGAAAACTATCAATACTTACTGAGAAAGCAAATATACATTTATTGATAAGATTTCTTATACTAAATTGATCGTCATTCTCTTTTTTTAATAATATCATAAACCCTAATATACATAAAATTATAAAGGGAATCATTTTGATTTTTCCTTCTAAATAGGTGGCTAAATTGATTTGTGTAAAAACAAAAAAGGCTAAATAATAACCAATTAAGGGCATAAGTAAATGGAAAAGACCTACAATTAGACTTGTAATCAATTAAGGGCATAAGTAAATGGAAAATATCCCATAAACTAAACTGAGCATGAAAGCATCAATACTTAAGGCTAAGCCTATAGATAGACCATATATAATCGATATCAGTATATTAGGCATGCTAGTTCCTCTTTTCTTATGAATAAAAAACAAAGGATGATTATATGAAAAGAATAAATGATAGAACAAAAAGGCAATTAGGACTAATAATTCATTATTACAGAAATTTATATTTTCATAGTGATGCAGTAAATGCTGTAGACTATAAACAAATTAATTTTTGTCATAATATTTGTTCGCAAGCTCAATTGTCGAGGCTTGAGCATGGTGAACCACTAAAGGATCAAGAAATTTATGTTGCTTTTTTGAAAAAACTAAAACTAAATTTTGATAAAGTTTCAAACAATGACTATATTTTATTTGAAACATATTTTGAAAATATCTTAACTTATCAAAATGATGATGATTTAATTATTAATTATAATGAATATGTCCTATTGATAAATAAATTCCAAAACGTATTTAAAAAGAATATCATTTATACACATTATAATTATGCTTTAGAATTTATTTTAGCGATTCTAGCGGATGATATTGAAGAAGCAAATTATCTTCGTCAGGATGTAGAAGATAATTTAGATATATTGCCTACAAAATATTTGATTTTAACATTACAATACTTAGGAATATATTACAATAAAAATAATAATTATAATAAGGCTAATAAATATTATTTACTTTCAATTGAACATATGCATAAATCAAACATAAATAATTCAATTATTTACATTGAAATAGCTTTTAACTATATAAAGATGAATAAGTGTCTTTACGCGTTAGATTACTTAAATAAAGCATTAGAAGTTTTTATTAATACACATAATTATGAAATTTTAGAAAGAATATATCGTTGTTATGGGTTAATAAATTTAATAAATAAATATTATGATGATGGTCTTAATTTATTATCAATATCTTTAGACTATAGTATTAAGACAAAGAAAAATAAACTTATATTAAATAACTATTATTTAATTTCAGTTGGCTATTATTTAAGAGGAAATTATGATAAAGCATATAACGTGATAAATAAAGCTGAAAACTTAAAAGAAACAGAACAAGGAAAATTAATTAAACTAATTATTAGTTTAAAATTAGAACCAGTTCAACCGATTAAGTTTGATGATCAGAATTGTAGGGTAATATCAGATTTTTATTTGAATACCGATGATAAAGAAACTTATTTTGATAAGTATATAGAACCGAATTTGGATAAATTTTTAGAGACTACTCACTTACTTGTATTAAATGATATGTATCGGATATATAAAGAAAATAAAAAATATAAAAAAGCACTAGAATTATTAGAAAAATATTTTTTATAATATAGGTTTAATATAAATTAATGAATATTTATTAAAAATAACGTATGCATCGCCTTTTTTTATACAAATATTCAAATTAATGGATTTATAATTATTTTCATCATATAATTACATTAAGATGAATGTGAGGTGAATGTAATGGAATATTGGTTAGCCCCATTAATTTGGTTCTTAATCGCTATTTTACTAATAGTTATTGAATCAATGACATTTAATTTAATAACAATATGGTTTGCATTAGGTGCAATTGCGACGATGTTTATATCGATAATATTTCGAGAAGCATATGCAATTCAATTTGCTGTATTTTTAGGCGTTTCGTTGTTAATGGTGGTTACTATTAGAAACTATGCTGTTAAAAAATTTAAGGCTACGACGATAAAAACCAATGTAAATTCTTTAATTGGAAAAAAAGTAATGGTATCTAAAACAATTGAAGAATTTAAATATGGAGAAGTAAAAGTAGATGGTAATTATTGGACAGCGAAAACGGAAAATAATGAGATAATAGAAGAAAATTCAGTTGTAGAAATAATTGAAGTAAGCGGTGTGAAATTAATCGTTAGAAAAATAGAAACAAAATAGACATACTAAGTATATAAGTTAAAATTTATTTTTAGGAGGATTATCATGATTGAAATTTTATTGTATTTCTTTTTAGCTGTAATTGCTTTAATAGCAGTATTAGCAGTATTTTCATTTAGAATAGTGCCACAATCTTATGCTTATGTCGTTGAAAGATTCGGTTCTTATAGAACAACTTGGCATGATGGTTTGCATTGGA from Mycoplasmatota bacterium carries:
- a CDS encoding NUDIX domain-containing protein → MDINFKHDHKCFNFRVASVIKKEDKILLTKDLNYHTLPGGRVHFGETTETAVKRAVYDALNIHVEISKLLSINENFFDYGEDDYHELLFVYLCEIEDDVDIEDIDFSKFTKTQYQLISCKEILNLNFKPEFILSDLEKVSNQITHNVNK
- a CDS encoding PadR family transcriptional regulator, whose translation is MNIQFKKGVLELCVLSILDQKDCYGYELVNNISRSFTISEGTIYPLLSRLKKEGYVTTYLEESQEGPTRKYYELSPAGRNILKDLKTEWFSFTKGVNRLLKRSEAYE
- a CDS encoding DUF1700 domain-containing protein — protein: MNKREFMKVFNEQLKGIPEQDKKDILYDYEEHFTIGMNEGREEEDIAKSLGHPKSLAKEMRANYMITRVEESFTVGNFFRALFASLGLGFFNLVFILGPFIAVAATIFALFVSGVAFIVSGLFVIIAPFFPNFFDNVPSPILGIFVGLAISSLGGLWTIGTVYLSKWFYLITIKYFKFNLSIIVNRRK
- a CDS encoding DUF4097 family beta strand repeat protein, which codes for MTKKIIITLVCIFIFSGIGAIIAFGASDRVDFNKTIKIDEEKVFTIDDVDQLNIKSTSADVNFIYVDSNEIKVKYYGEINCFLCKVDYKLNASKSNKTIEFNVNNTSFNFGISFFGDVNMDVYLPSTYEGNLYISTVSSDVKLHDMTLDYLNIRSVSGEVEASNLTLNKARFKSISGDIDIKNMTVANGTTIHTTSGEISLDTVTSQISLDSISGDIEVDALSGNLNASSTSGDLEINEISDNFDIRVNSVSGDVVLDVNQDASFNFATDSISGDIKIKFEYLVSGSNYEHHVSGRVGDSSNNININTTSGDITIK
- a CDS encoding manganese efflux pump, with translation MPLIGYYLAFFVFTQINLATYLEGKIKMIPFIILCILGFMILLKKENDDQFSIRNLINKCIFAFSVSIDSFLAGIAFTTIDHTHILIVAFLFSIVSCILTFIGLSIGKKTAQKLLNASLDYYAGVLMIILAIISLFI
- a CDS encoding NfeD family protein, producing the protein MEYWLAPLIWFLIAILLIVIESMTFNLITIWFALGAIATMFISIIFREAYAIQFAVFLGVSLLMVVTIRNYAVKKFKATTIKTNVNSLIGKKVMVSKTIEEFKYGEVKVDGNYWTAKTENNEIIEENSVVEIIEVSGVKLIVRKIETK